One window from the genome of Nicotiana tomentosiformis chromosome 5, ASM39032v3, whole genome shotgun sequence encodes:
- the LOC104120308 gene encoding heme A synthase COX15 — translation MLESRLISILRRNKDLGHKISSNLGRWGFTATKISNEASFSILNQHRLFSTIPKIPPISRSSIARTFINYGLRSFHHLNHKGVHRMSFRKISTVAASVAENKEGLKFLVTAGPHARKMVGIWLFASAAWVFSMVVLGGVTRLTRSGLSMTDWKFTGSLPPLTDEDWLIEFEKYKQSPEYKRVNKGMNIEDFKFIYWMEYAHRMWGRALGIMFALPFSYFLRKGYITVRLGLRLSGLFALGAGQGLIGWWMVKSGLEEPPSEYVEPRVSPYRLAAHLTSAFAIYCGLFWTALSVVMPEPPAESLAYVRGAAKVKRLALPVGILVGITAISGAFVAGNDAGRAFNTFPKMGDTWIPDDIFSMKPIMRNFFENTATVQLDHRILATATLAAIGGLWWSTRKLDMHPAVRHLIGSTMGMAALQVTLGISTLLSYVPVSLGTAHQAGALTLLTFMILLNHTVRRPSPSLLKTLPSVAKMI, via the exons ATGTTGGAGAGCAGATTAATTTCAATCTTAAGGCGAAACAAAGATTTGGGTCACAAGATTTCATCAAATCTTGGAAGATGGGGGTTTACTGCAACAAAAATTTCAAATGAAGCTTCTTTTTCAATATTGAATCAACACAGGCTCTTTTCTACTATCCCAAAAATTCCTCCTATAAGCAGAAGCTCTATTGCAAGAACCTTTATTAACTATGGTTTAAGATCTTTTCATCACCTTAATCACAAG GGTGTGCATAGAATGTCTTTCAGAAAAATTTCCACAGTGGCAGCTTCTGTAGCTGAAAACAAGGAGGGATTGAAGTTCCTTGTAACTGCTGGACCCCATGCCCGGAAAATGGTTGGCATATGGCTTTTTGCATCTGCTGCTTGGGTCTTCAGTATGGTTGTGCTTGGTGGTGTCACACGGCTGACACGTTCAGGTCTTTCAATGACGGATTGGAAGTTCACCGGGAGCCTTCCTCCTCTAACAGATGAAGATTGGTTGATTGAATTTGAGAAGTACAAGCAATCCCCCGAATACAAACG TGTGAACAAGGGGATGAACATTGAGGATTTCAAGTTCATATATTGGATGGAATATGCACATCGAATGTGGGGAAGGGCCCTTGGTATAATGTTTGCACTACCATTCTCATATTTTCTCCGTAAGGGATACATAACAGTAAGACTTGGACTTAGACTTTCTGGACTCTTTGCTCTTGGTGCTGGACAGGGGCTCATAGGTTGGTGGATGGTGAAAAGTGGTTTAGAG GAGCCACCATCTGAGTATGTTGAACCAAGAGTAAGCCCTTACCGTCTTGCAGCTCATCTCACCTCTGCATTTGCTATTTATTGTGGACTCTTCTGGACGGCTCTTTCTGTTGTTATGCCTGAACCTCCAGCCGAATCGCTTGCCTATGTTCGTGGGGCTGCAAAAGTTAAGCGGCTTGCACTTCCTGTGGGCATCCTTGTCGGAATTACTGCTATCTCAGGAGCTTTCGTTGCTGGAAATGACGCT GGCCGAGCATTTAATACTTTTCCAAAGATGGGAGATACATGGATTCCTGATGATATCTTTAGTATGAAACCTATTATGCGCAACTTCTTCGAGAATACGGCAACAGTTCAG CTTGATCATCGTATACTTGCCACTGCTACTTTAGCTGCAATAGGTGGGTTATGGTGGTCAACCAGGAAGCTGGATATGCATCCTGCTGTCCGACACTTAATCGGAAGCACCATGGGCATGGCTGCTCTGCAG GTAACGTTGGGCATATCTACTCTTCTTTCCTATGTCCCAGTTTCTCTAGGAACTGCTCATCAAGCAGGAGCTTTGACTCTTTTAACATTCATGATCCTGCTCAATCACACTGTGCGACGGCCTTCTCCATCACTTCTAAAGACGTTGCCTTCAGTCGCAAAAATGATCTGA
- the LOC104120309 gene encoding uncharacterized protein isoform X1 codes for MAAADTIENMYDVALKPRLLRSLLKEYVPDLKHPFRNPSVLSYVVSTIKIQRLLSELAPPESDQKLIENWTSAVDSWINRVLALASSDTPDKCWAGVCLLGVTCQECSRERFLASYAAWFNTLLLHLQSPADSHFVKVASCASLSDLFTRLSGLPNAKKDGISLGTKLIQPLLKLLNEDTFDAEEAIFLLCTILDIFPSSIQRHYDGVEDTVVLRLMSGKCSPSMLKKLACCLGLLPISRGDEDSWLLMMQKIMLSINIQLNAAFQGLEQETRSTEAMRLLLPPGKDPPPPLGGQSLYSQTSDKMMRPEHLQISRISTLIFCCCKLLTTSYPFQVSMPVRPLLALAQRVLMVDGSSSPGISYMTTMKQEFICSELPVLHSRILDLLTSIVKGLGSQLLPHVASIIRLLTNYFETSALPELRIKVYAIMKVLLMSLGVGISTHLTDVIVNNALMDLDERDISPIAQQKLHPETMKKTSHKKRKHASTSNSLEEQPDRDVFEMEMSPNMASLSVKIAALEALEALLSVGGSWRPESWRANVDHLLLDVTRNACKGGWAKDDRGELVPGSPTTTWGDYQIAALRALLASLISPGRTRPQHLSQGLELFRRGAQEIGTKVSECCVHALLALEVLIHPRALPLLDPQSTDNNYEVRNKWFSGNLHISDRAANNTFHIGMFSKAPDEPDSYNDDLYENWLRNGEDSDTVAADPGKDTDKSNLPPETLKDTLSGKVPSLDTTAIKVSESSKLVEVAPVTVAKKGPMDRDEVMVESQLSETIASIGDGKNSLQSSALVSGGNTLNPMGSEVQAEKLVLGAKSDVVSLGSEKFMDNASRKEAAEASVDGFASMMNLDRGKGLMHESDNESMESIPDIVDVEPDSD; via the exons atggcgGCAGCAGATACAATTGAGAACATGTACGACGTCGCATTGAAGCCTCGGCTACTTCGGTCCCTTCTCAAAGAGTACGTCCCTGACCTAAAGCATCCGTTTCGGAACCCTTCAGTTCTCTCCTACGTCGTTTCTACCATTAAGATTCAGCGCTTACTCTCCGAATTGGCTCCACCGGAATCTGATCAAAAGTTGATTGAAAACTGGACGTCCGCTGTCGATTCATGGATCAACCGAGTGCTCGCTCTTGCCTCCAGCGACACG CCAGATAAATGCTGGGCTGGTGTATGTTTGCTCGGGGTGACGTGTCAAGAATGCAGTAGGGAGCGTTTCTTAGCTTCTTATGCTGCATGGTTTAACACACTCTTACTCCACCTTCAG TCCCCTGCAGATTCCCACTTTGTGAAGGTAGCTTCTTGTGCATCCCTGTCAGATTTATTCACAAG GTTGAGTGGATTGCCCAATGCAAAGAAAGATGGTATATCACTCGGTACAAAACTTATTCAACCATTATTGAAGCTGCTAAATGAGGATACATTTGATGCT GAAGAAGCTATTTTTCTGTTGTGCACCATTTTAGATATCTTCCCATCTTCCATTCAACGGCATTATGATGGT GTTGAGGATACTGTTGTTTTGAGGCTCATGTCAGGCAAGTGCAGTCCTAGTATGCTGAAG AAGCTTGCTTGTTGCTTGGGTTTGCTACCAATATCAAGGGGGGACGAGGATAGCTGGTTATTGATGATGCAGAAGATCATGCTATCAATCAATATTCAGCTGAATGCTGCCTTCCAGGGTCTAGAGCAAG AAACTAGAAGTACTGAGGCCATGAGATTGCTGCTTCCCCCTGGGAAAGACCCACCGCCTCCATTAGGAGGCCAATCTTTGTATAgtcaaacttcagacaaaatGATGAGGCCTGAGCACTTGCAAATCTCCAGAATCTCTACCCTGATCTTTTGTTGTTGTAAATTGCTTACTACTTCTTACCCATTTCAG GTGTCTATGCCTGTACGTCCATTATTAGCTCTTGCTCAAAGAGTGCTGATGGTTGATGGTTCCTCATCACCAGGCATCTCCTACATGACTACAATGAAACAAGAATTTATTTGTTCAGAACTCCCAGTCTTACATTCACGCATATTGGATCTTCTTACATCGATTGTTAAGGGACTGGGCAG CCAGTTGCTCCCTCATGTTGCCTCTATAATACGACTCCTAACCAACTACTTCGAGACGTCTGCTTTGCCAGAGCTAAGGATAAAGGTGTACGCAATTATGAAAGTTCTGCTGATGTCACTGGGGGTTG GGATATCTACACACCTAACCGATGTGATTGTTAACAATGCATTGATGGATTTGGATGAGAGAGACATATCTCCCATTGCACAACAGAAGTTACATCCAGAGACAATGAAAAAAACTTCCCACAAGAAGAGGAAGCATGCTAGTACAAGTAATTCGCTTGAGGAGCAGCCTGATAGAGATGTTTTTGAAATGGAAATGTCCCCAAACATGGCTTCATTATCTGTTAAGATAGCTGCACTAGAGGCATTGGAAGCCCTTCTTTCCGTG GGTGGTTCTTGGAGACCCGAGAGTTGGCGAGCAAATGTTGATCACCTTCTTTTGGATGTTACCAGAAATGCTTGTAAAGGAGGGTGGGCCAAGGATGACAGAGGCGAACTGGTTCCTGGCTCACCGACCACTACCTGGGGAGACTATCAAATTGCAGCTTTACGAGCACTTCTGGCTTCTCTCATCTCTCCTGGCCGCACTCGTCCACAACACCTATCTCAGGGGCTTGAACTTTTTCGCAGAG GGGCTCAAGAAATAGGAACTAAAGTTTCTGAATGTTGTGTACACGCTCTTTTGGCGTTGGAAGTGCTTATACATCCCCGGGCGCTTCCCTTGTTAGATCCCCAGTCCACTGACAACAATTATGAGGTCAGAAATAAGTGGTTTTCGGGGAATTTACACATCAGTGACCGTGCAGCAAATAACACATTCCACATTGGCATGTTCAGCAAGGCCCCTGACGAGCCAGACTCTTATAATGATGACCTTTATGAAAATTGGCTGCGAAATGGCGAAGATTCGGATACCGTGGCAGCTGATCCTGGAAAAGATACGGATAAAAGTAATCTACCCCCAGAAACATTGAAAGATACTTTATCAGGAAAGGTTCCATCTTTGGATACCACTGCTATAAAAGTTTCTGAAAGTAGTAAATTGGTGGAAGTAGCGCCTGTTACTGTTGCGAAGAAAGGCCCCATGGATAGGGATGAGGTCATGGTTGAATCACAGCTATCTGAAACTATTGCTTCAATTGGTGATGGGAAAAACAGTCTTCAATCCAGTGCCCTTGTTTCTGGTGGCAACACTTTAAATCCCATGGGTAGTGAAGTTCAAGCAGAGAAACTAGTCTTGGGCGCTAAGAGTGATGTGGTATCTCTAGGATCGGAAAAGTTCATGGACAATGCATCAAGAAAGGAAGCGGCGGAAGCTAGCGTAGATGGATTTGCTTCAATGATGAATTTAGACAGAGGTAAAGGGTTGATGCATGAATCAGATAACGAGTCCATGGAGTCAATTCCTGATATTGTTGATGTTGAGCCTGATTCTGATTAA
- the LOC104120309 gene encoding uncharacterized protein isoform X2 has translation MAAADTIENMYDVALKPRLLRSLLKEYVPDLKHPFRNPSVLSYVVSTIKIQRLLSELAPPESDQKLIENWTSAVDSWINRVLALASSDTPDKCWAGVCLLGVTCQECSRERFLASYAAWFNTLLLHLQSPADSHFVKVASCASLSDLFTRLSGLPNAKKDGISLGTKLIQPLLKLLNEDTFDAVWEEAIFLLCTILDIFPSSIQRHYDGVEDTVVLRLMSGKCSPSMLKKLACCLGLLPISRGDEDSWLLMMQKIMLSINIQLNAAFQGLEQETRSTEAMRLLLPPGKDPPPPLGGQSLYSQTSDKMMRPEHLQISRISTLIFCCCKLLTTSYPFQVSMPVRPLLALAQRVLMVDGSSSPGISYMTTMKQEFICSELPVLHSRILDLLTSIVKGLGSQLLPHVASIIRLLTNYFETSALPELRIKVYAIMKVLLMSLGVGISTHLTDVIVNNALMDLDERDISPIAQQKLHPETMKKTSHKKRKHASTSNSLEEQPDRDVFEMEMSPNMASLSVKIAALEALEALLSVGGSWRPESWRANVDHLLLDVTRNACKGGWAKDDRGELVPGSPTTTWGDYQIAALRALLASLISPGRTRPQHLSQGLELFRRGAQEIGTKVSECCVHALLALEVLIHPRALPLLDPQSTDNNYEVRNKWFSGNLHISDRAANNTFHIGMFSKAPDEPDSYNDDLYENWLRNGEDSDTVAADPGKDTDKSNLPPETLKDTLSGKVPSLDTTAIKVSESSKLVEVAPVTVAKKGPMDRDEVMVESQLSETIASIGDGKNSLQSSALVSGGNTLNPMGSEVQAEKLVLGAKSDVVSLGSEKFMDNASRKEAAEASVDGFASMMNLDRGKGLMHESDNESMESIPDIVDVEPDSD, from the exons atggcgGCAGCAGATACAATTGAGAACATGTACGACGTCGCATTGAAGCCTCGGCTACTTCGGTCCCTTCTCAAAGAGTACGTCCCTGACCTAAAGCATCCGTTTCGGAACCCTTCAGTTCTCTCCTACGTCGTTTCTACCATTAAGATTCAGCGCTTACTCTCCGAATTGGCTCCACCGGAATCTGATCAAAAGTTGATTGAAAACTGGACGTCCGCTGTCGATTCATGGATCAACCGAGTGCTCGCTCTTGCCTCCAGCGACACG CCAGATAAATGCTGGGCTGGTGTATGTTTGCTCGGGGTGACGTGTCAAGAATGCAGTAGGGAGCGTTTCTTAGCTTCTTATGCTGCATGGTTTAACACACTCTTACTCCACCTTCAG TCCCCTGCAGATTCCCACTTTGTGAAGGTAGCTTCTTGTGCATCCCTGTCAGATTTATTCACAAG GTTGAGTGGATTGCCCAATGCAAAGAAAGATGGTATATCACTCGGTACAAAACTTATTCAACCATTATTGAAGCTGCTAAATGAGGATACATTTGATGCTGTATGG GAAGAAGCTATTTTTCTGTTGTGCACCATTTTAGATATCTTCCCATCTTCCATTCAACGGCATTATGATGGT GTTGAGGATACTGTTGTTTTGAGGCTCATGTCAGGCAAGTGCAGTCCTAGTATGCTGAAG AAGCTTGCTTGTTGCTTGGGTTTGCTACCAATATCAAGGGGGGACGAGGATAGCTGGTTATTGATGATGCAGAAGATCATGCTATCAATCAATATTCAGCTGAATGCTGCCTTCCAGGGTCTAGAGCAAG AAACTAGAAGTACTGAGGCCATGAGATTGCTGCTTCCCCCTGGGAAAGACCCACCGCCTCCATTAGGAGGCCAATCTTTGTATAgtcaaacttcagacaaaatGATGAGGCCTGAGCACTTGCAAATCTCCAGAATCTCTACCCTGATCTTTTGTTGTTGTAAATTGCTTACTACTTCTTACCCATTTCAG GTGTCTATGCCTGTACGTCCATTATTAGCTCTTGCTCAAAGAGTGCTGATGGTTGATGGTTCCTCATCACCAGGCATCTCCTACATGACTACAATGAAACAAGAATTTATTTGTTCAGAACTCCCAGTCTTACATTCACGCATATTGGATCTTCTTACATCGATTGTTAAGGGACTGGGCAG CCAGTTGCTCCCTCATGTTGCCTCTATAATACGACTCCTAACCAACTACTTCGAGACGTCTGCTTTGCCAGAGCTAAGGATAAAGGTGTACGCAATTATGAAAGTTCTGCTGATGTCACTGGGGGTTG GGATATCTACACACCTAACCGATGTGATTGTTAACAATGCATTGATGGATTTGGATGAGAGAGACATATCTCCCATTGCACAACAGAAGTTACATCCAGAGACAATGAAAAAAACTTCCCACAAGAAGAGGAAGCATGCTAGTACAAGTAATTCGCTTGAGGAGCAGCCTGATAGAGATGTTTTTGAAATGGAAATGTCCCCAAACATGGCTTCATTATCTGTTAAGATAGCTGCACTAGAGGCATTGGAAGCCCTTCTTTCCGTG GGTGGTTCTTGGAGACCCGAGAGTTGGCGAGCAAATGTTGATCACCTTCTTTTGGATGTTACCAGAAATGCTTGTAAAGGAGGGTGGGCCAAGGATGACAGAGGCGAACTGGTTCCTGGCTCACCGACCACTACCTGGGGAGACTATCAAATTGCAGCTTTACGAGCACTTCTGGCTTCTCTCATCTCTCCTGGCCGCACTCGTCCACAACACCTATCTCAGGGGCTTGAACTTTTTCGCAGAG GGGCTCAAGAAATAGGAACTAAAGTTTCTGAATGTTGTGTACACGCTCTTTTGGCGTTGGAAGTGCTTATACATCCCCGGGCGCTTCCCTTGTTAGATCCCCAGTCCACTGACAACAATTATGAGGTCAGAAATAAGTGGTTTTCGGGGAATTTACACATCAGTGACCGTGCAGCAAATAACACATTCCACATTGGCATGTTCAGCAAGGCCCCTGACGAGCCAGACTCTTATAATGATGACCTTTATGAAAATTGGCTGCGAAATGGCGAAGATTCGGATACCGTGGCAGCTGATCCTGGAAAAGATACGGATAAAAGTAATCTACCCCCAGAAACATTGAAAGATACTTTATCAGGAAAGGTTCCATCTTTGGATACCACTGCTATAAAAGTTTCTGAAAGTAGTAAATTGGTGGAAGTAGCGCCTGTTACTGTTGCGAAGAAAGGCCCCATGGATAGGGATGAGGTCATGGTTGAATCACAGCTATCTGAAACTATTGCTTCAATTGGTGATGGGAAAAACAGTCTTCAATCCAGTGCCCTTGTTTCTGGTGGCAACACTTTAAATCCCATGGGTAGTGAAGTTCAAGCAGAGAAACTAGTCTTGGGCGCTAAGAGTGATGTGGTATCTCTAGGATCGGAAAAGTTCATGGACAATGCATCAAGAAAGGAAGCGGCGGAAGCTAGCGTAGATGGATTTGCTTCAATGATGAATTTAGACAGAGGTAAAGGGTTGATGCATGAATCAGATAACGAGTCCATGGAGTCAATTCCTGATATTGTTGATGTTGAGCCTGATTCTGATTAA